The DNA segment CCGCCGAGCGAAATTCTGAGGTCCAAAGGCAGAGGATTCTCTCTAATGGCGATGATATCGTATTCTCCGTCACGGGTGTGCGTCGTCAGTTCTACTGAACAGCCGTGGGACTCGAACACGGATGCTATATACTCCTCGAATGGTACGAACGCCCGTGGGGGTATCTGGCTGTTCACAGTCTACTCTCTAGACTCTACCGTTCACCCTTCTCAGCCATCACAGGGACCGGGGGCTCAAGACCCAGTCC comes from the Symbiobacterium terraclitae genome and includes:
- a CDS encoding restriction endonuclease; translation: MNSQIPPRAFVPFEEYIASVFESHGCSVELTTHTRDGEYDIIAIRENPLPLDLRISLGGSSYSEIFPRRICSSIRLLISEKLTGT